The following proteins are encoded in a genomic region of Fundidesulfovibrio putealis DSM 16056:
- a CDS encoding MucR family transcriptional regulator, with protein sequence MDDYLKEALEIVKAQASVRNMTEEEITSMVKKVAEGIRGISEGTPVVEEGATPALDPKKAIKEKSVTCLECGKVFKILTKKHLATHNVTADEYRAKYGYKKGTPLVSKSLQRERRAKMKDMKLWEKRKKAPK encoded by the coding sequence ATGGATGACTATTTGAAGGAAGCATTGGAAATCGTCAAAGCCCAGGCCAGCGTCCGCAACATGACCGAGGAGGAAATCACCTCCATGGTCAAGAAGGTTGCCGAGGGCATCCGTGGCATCAGCGAAGGGACTCCCGTTGTTGAGGAAGGCGCCACCCCCGCCCTGGACCCCAAAAAGGCCATCAAGGAAAAATCCGTCACCTGCCTGGAGTGCGGAAAGGTCTTCAAGATCCTTACCAAGAAGCACCTTGCCACTCACAACGTCACCGCCGATGAATACAGAGCCAAGTACGGCTACAAGAAGGGCACCCCCCTGGTGAGCAAGTCCCTCCAGCGCGAGCGCCGCGCCAAGATGAAGGACATGAAGCTCTGGGAGAAGCGCAAAAAGGCCCCCAAGTAG
- a CDS encoding riboflavin synthase, with protein MFTGLVQGMGKVEALERRGGQMRLSIRALYPLREIVLGESIAVNGVCLTVESFTDNAFSAYTSAETLDKTNLGGLGAGSRVNLERALALGDRLGGHMVSGHVDCLARVDSSAPAGESVRYTLSFPAEFGVFVVEKGSVCLDGISLTVNGCGQDWLDVNIIPATQGETTISGWSAGRAVNMECDIIGKYVARMVAPHAAKTKPSAITADFLAKHGF; from the coding sequence ATGTTCACGGGACTGGTGCAAGGCATGGGCAAGGTGGAGGCGCTCGAAAGGCGCGGCGGACAGATGCGTCTGTCCATCAGGGCGCTTTACCCACTGCGAGAGATCGTGCTGGGGGAATCCATCGCGGTGAACGGGGTGTGCCTCACCGTGGAGAGCTTCACGGACAACGCCTTCAGCGCCTACACCTCCGCCGAGACCCTGGACAAGACCAACCTCGGCGGGCTCGGCGCGGGCTCGCGCGTCAACCTGGAGCGTGCGCTGGCCCTGGGCGACCGCCTGGGCGGGCACATGGTCAGCGGCCATGTGGACTGCCTGGCCCGCGTGGATTCAAGCGCCCCGGCAGGTGAATCCGTGCGCTACACCCTGAGCTTTCCCGCCGAGTTCGGCGTGTTCGTGGTGGAAAAGGGGTCAGTCTGCCTGGACGGCATAAGCCTCACCGTGAACGGGTGCGGCCAGGACTGGCTCGACGTGAACATCATCCCGGCCACCCAGGGCGAGACCACCATTTCCGGCTGGAGCGCAGGTCGCGCCGTGAACATGGAGTGCGACATCATAGGAAAATACGTGGCCCGCATGGTGGCTCCGCACGCCGCAAAGACCAAACCCTCCGCCATTACGGCGGATTTTCTCGCCAAGCACGGATTCTAA